GACATTTGGGGTACTGAAGGTACGGAGTTTTTAAACAGATTAAATGATGTGAGTACAGTTCATAAAAAAATACAACTAATAGATGTTTTTTTGTGCAAACAACTCACTAAAAATTTAAACTACGAATCTGTTAATTGGAATACAATTATAAAAACTTTATACAAAAACTACAATACGATTACCTTACCTGAGTTAGCCAATCATTGTAATTTAAGCTATCGACAGTTCGAAAGAAATTTTAAACAACACTTTGGAATTACTCCTAAAAAATTTCAGCGTATTGCTCGATTACAAAAAACAGTTAAAAATGTGTTGCTTAGTAAAAACAAACACTATTTACATATCGCTTTAGATTCTGGTTTTTACGATCAAAGCCATTTTATAAAAGAGTTCAAACATTTTTCAGACTTAAAACCTTCTGAATATTTTGTTACAGAAAATTTTGAAAATCATTTTTATTACAAACCTTTGAATTAATTAATCTTATAAAACTCTAGGTTCTATTACGTTGATTAATTATTGAATAAACTCTTTAAACTGTTTTACGCGCTCTCTACTAACAATAATTTCCTGTTCTTTGAAGGAGTTTAGTTTTAACTGTAATCTTGAATTTGTATAAGAAACGATATCGTTAATCGAGTTGATATGTACTATAAAAGTTCTATTAACTCTAAAGAATTTTTCTGGATCTAACTCTTCATTCCAATGTTCTAAAGAATGATCTAATAAATAGTTTCTATTTCCTGAAGTATGAATATATGTTGATTTATTTTCGGAATAAAAACATTCTATCTCATCAACATTAATAATCTTTAAATGTTGACCAACTTTGATTGTAAAACGCTTTTTATATTTTCTATCAATCGGATTGATTAATAACTTTCGAATATCATCAATATTTACTTGAAGATTAGATTGTTTTGGTTGATTTGCTTTAAACTTATCTACCGCTACCTTTAATTCATCATCATCAATAGGTTTCAATAAATAATCTATAGAGTTCAATTTGAAAGCCTTTAAAGCATATTCATCATAGGCCGTAGTAAAAATTATTGCTGATTTAACGGTAACTTCTTCAAATATTTCAAATGACAAACCATCAGAAAGTTGAATGTCTAAAAAAATTAAATCAGGATGTGGGTTGTTTTGAAACCAGTTAATTGATTCTTCTACGGAATGTAGCATTTGTTGAACTTCAATATCTAGTTCTGCTAACATTCTTCCTAAGCGTCTAGCCGCTGGTTTTTCATCTTCAATAATAATTACATTCATAGTTTGGTTAACTTTTACACAGTTATTCGTTCATATACTCTTTAATCTTACGCTCCTCCCATTTTTTTGAAAATACCCTTTGTTTTCCAAAAACATTAATTCCGTGTAATACTACAATAATTCCCCACCAAAAGAAAATATTATAATTACTAATATCTAGAAAAGCATCAGAAACCGACACATCATAATGTACAATGTCTTTATAAATTCTTCTTCCAATAACTAAAAGATTAATTCCAACATACACTAGCAAATGTTTATAAAATTGCTTTATCTCTTCTACCCTTCTTTGAGCTCTCACATATCTTTGATCTAAATTCTCTGTTGATTTCATTTTTTTATTTTTTCATTTCGTCTAAATACTCTTTAATTTTCTTTTGTTCCCAATCTTTACTGAAAAAGATATTAGTTCCAAATGTTCCTAACCAATGAAAGAAAACACCAATTCCCCAAAAAATCCAAGTTGCATACACTCCAAAGTTCGAAATTGCATCTGTAAAAGTGTCTCCTTCATCATGCATTAATCCAAATACAATTACTCCCGATATAAAAAAGTTCACACCAACATAAGCTACTAAATGCCAGTAAAACCCTTTTATTTTCTCAACTCTTTTCTTTGCAAGTAAATATTTGTGTT
The sequence above is a segment of the Tenacibaculum sp. 190130A14a genome. Coding sequences within it:
- a CDS encoding LytTR family DNA-binding domain-containing protein, whose product is MNVIIIEDEKPAARRLGRMLAELDIEVQQMLHSVEESINWFQNNPHPDLIFLDIQLSDGLSFEIFEEVTVKSAIIFTTAYDEYALKAFKLNSIDYLLKPIDDDELKVAVDKFKANQPKQSNLQVNIDDIRKLLINPIDRKYKKRFTIKVGQHLKIINVDEIECFYSENKSTYIHTSGNRNYLLDHSLEHWNEELDPEKFFRVNRTFIVHINSINDIVSYTNSRLQLKLNSFKEQEIIVSRERVKQFKEFIQ
- a CDS encoding 2TM domain-containing protein — encoded protein: MERNYTEEHKYLLAKKRVEKIKGFYWHLVAYVGVNFFISGVIVFGLMHDEGDTFTDAISNFGVYATWIFWGIGVFFHWLGTFGTNIFFSKDWEQKKIKEYLDEMKK
- a CDS encoding helix-turn-helix transcriptional regulator, with amino-acid sequence MSRIHYKPSKYLSNYIDRYFVCSQNKGLPLILPGTGLELLFHLKDSLSIANEKLSTAHTICPRERLLFDTTNNVNYISVRFHSGAFRHFTNIPHKYIVNHYLTVEDIWGTEGTEFLNRLNDVSTVHKKIQLIDVFLCKQLTKNLNYESVNWNTIIKTLYKNYNTITLPELANHCNLSYRQFERNFKQHFGITPKKFQRIARLQKTVKNVLLSKNKHYLHIALDSGFYDQSHFIKEFKHFSDLKPSEYFVTENFENHFYYKPLN
- a CDS encoding 2TM domain-containing protein, yielding MKSTENLDQRYVRAQRRVEEIKQFYKHLLVYVGINLLVIGRRIYKDIVHYDVSVSDAFLDISNYNIFFWWGIIVVLHGINVFGKQRVFSKKWEERKIKEYMNE